One window from the genome of Salvelinus fontinalis isolate EN_2023a chromosome 3, ASM2944872v1, whole genome shotgun sequence encodes:
- the LOC129839615 gene encoding gastrula zinc finger protein XlCGF57.1-like, producing MSSLSYFPPAKEEDVYWTETDVLVKKLKEEEAVTVKTFFEELTMKEEEEAFRMKEEEENEEDAVVGVKEEGEMTVSLKEEEKGDKEETGDLNTRERPDSRSESGKSPSEEADVEKPKPARPHQCSHCGNSFTCLVDLKRHKSIHTGEKLYHCSQCGKSFSKSQSLQLHQRVHTGAKPYHCSDCGMKFALSGNLKRHQLAHTGKKSYRCDQCGKSFTTFNSLINHQRIHTGEKPYHCPVCGKSFNQPSNLKSHQQRHSGQKLHHCSDCGMNFTTSGELKIHQRTHTGEKPYSCSDCGKSFARLDGLMVHQRIHRAEKPFNCDQCGKTFTQSAHQAIHKRIHTGEKPYHCSDCGMSFNYSSHLATHQRIHTGEKPYGCDECGKRFVHSGSLVKHKKTHTGERPFHCSECGKCFVRMAHLKSHQRIHTGEKPYHCSDCGMSFAQASNLNTHQRTHTGEKPYYCSDCGMCFSFSKTLTIHQRTHTGEKPYHCSDCGKRFTQSGTLVEHKRIHTGEKPYHCSDCGMSCTSSKDLIVHQRIHTGEKPYGCDQCGKRFTQSGTLVKHKRIHTGEKPYHCSDCGKGFAQSQQLKSHQRTHTGEKPYCCDQCGKKFTQSRSLAEHKRKHNNCG from the exons atgagCTCACTGAGCTACTTCCCCCCTGCTAAAGAAGAGGATGTCTACTGGACAGAGACAGACGTTCTCGTGAAAAAGttgaaggaagaggaggctgtCACAGTAAAAACATTTTTCGAAGAATTAAcaatgaaagaagaggaagaagctttcagaatgaaagaggaggaagagaatgaGGAGGATGCAGTGGTTGGTGTGAAAGAGGAGGGTGAGATGACTGTCTCATtgaaagaagaggagaaaggtGACAAAGAGGAGACTGGAGATCTTAACACCA gagagagaccagactctCGCTCTGAGAGTGGGAAGAGTCCTTCAGAGGAAGCAGACGTAGAGAAGCCCAAACCAGCCAGACCACATCAATGCTCCCACTGCGGAAATAGTTTTACTTGTTTAGTGGACCTGAAAAGGCATAAaagtatacacacaggagaaaagctttaccactgctctcagtgtggaaaGAGCTTTTCAAAGTCACAGTCATTACAATTGCACCAGAGAGTACACACAGGTGCAAAACCTtaccactgctctgactgtgggatgaAGTTTGCGCTGTCAGGTAATTTGAAAAGACACCAACTGGCACACACAGGAAAGAAGTCTTACagatgtgatcaatgtgggaagagttttactacattcAACTCCCTGATAAACCATCAGCGAATACatactggagagaaaccttaccacTGCCCTgtttgtgggaagagttttaatcAGCCAAGTAACCTGAAATCACATCAGCAGAGACACTCAGGACAGAAACTTCACCACTGCTCAGATTGCGGAATGAATTTTACTACATCTGGGGAATTAAAAATTCACCagcgaacacacacaggagagaaaccttacagctgctctgactgtgggaagagttttgctagACTAGATGGATTGAtggtacaccagagaatacacagagCAGAAAAACCTTTTAActgtgatcaatgtggaaagACATTCACTCAGTCAGCACATCAGGCTATAcacaagagaatacacacaggggagaagccttaccactgctcagaCTGCGGGATGAGCTTTAATTACTCAAGCCACCTGGCAACACATCagagaatacatacaggagagaagccttatggctgtgatgaatgtgggaagagatttgtTCATTCAGGATCCCTTGTTAAACACAAGAAAACCCACACTGGAGAGAGGCCTTTCCATTGCTCTGAGTGTGGGAAGTGTTTCGTTAGGATGGCGCATTTAAAATCGCACcaaagaatacacacaggagagaagccgtaccactgctctgactgtgggatgaGTTTTGCTCAGGCAAGCAACCTTAACACGCACCagcggacacacacaggagagaagccttactactgctctgactgtgggatgTGCTTTAGTTTCTCAAAAACCTTGAccatacaccagagaacacacacgggAGAGAAGCCTTATCACTGTTCTGACTGCGGGAAGAGATTCACTCAGTCAGGAACCCTGGTAGAACATAAGAGAATACACACTGGagaaaagccttaccactgctcagaCTGTGGGATGAGCTGTACTTCTTCTAAAGATTTAATAGTTCACCAACGAATACACACCGGAGAGAAGCCTtatggttgtgatcagtgtgggaagagattcactcAGTCAGGAACCCTGGTTAAGCACAAGAgaatacacactggagagaagccttaccactgctctgacTGCGGGAAGGGATTTGCTCAATCTCAGCAGCTGAAATCACATCAGCGGACACACACTGGAGAAAAGCCTTATtgttgtgatcagtgtgggaagaaaTTCACTCAGTCAAGAAGCCTGGCTGAACACAAGAGAAAACACAACAATTGTGGGTAA